Genomic window (Takifugu rubripes chromosome 1, fTakRub1.2, whole genome shotgun sequence):
AGCACCCTCAGAAGTTCCAAAGGCTAAAGGATGgcaaaaatgtgaatgtgagGCCTTCAGGTCAGCTAGGAATTAttttttctgatttcttctcatATTTTATCTAGACAGATTAAAATGACAGGTTTATCATAAGGAGGTGCTGGACTAagatctatatatctatatagggAGAGATCTATACAGAGATACGTATATATAGAGAgatctatatatgtatatatatctatatatagagagacggagacagagagagagatctatatatctatatatatagagagagagacggagacagagagagagagatctatatatatctatatagagagagacggagacagatctatatataaatatatagagacagagagagagatctatatatctttatatatatatagagagagagagagactatatATATCAACTGTGTTTTTAGATTCCATCTCATCATAAAAATTAGGTTTATTACATCCCCAATTAAATagcccaaaaaatgttttacattgtacaaaatggggaggggaaccagcttcaaaaacaaaactgcaaattCTCCCATGaatcatgttttctttaatcatcaCTGATGATTCAGTACTGCTGAGTTAAAGGCCAAAGAAAGTGCTTCATAGAAGACTGAGTGTAAATCACATTTGGGGAATGAAGACCTGAACTCACCTACATGATAaaggtgaatttaaaaacatatagaTGAATACTGCATATTGgagagatctctctctctctctcatatatatatatatatatatatatatatatatatatatatatatatatatatatatatatatatattcaatttcccatatatatatatatatatatatatatatatatatatatatatataaatgagagagagagagagatatatAACGATATAATTTCCTAtgacaaatgaaaaacagaatcttcaaaaaaaaagtcaaaaccaGATTTGTCAGTAAAGTACTAAAGACTAAATTTGTTCATTGTTAGTTTCTACAGGCTGTAGAATTtgagcaacttcctgtttaacaGACTGCGCATCAGAATCACATGACATGATCATGTGATTTCAGTGACCAATCAAAAAAAGATCctgtctcagccaatcacaaaatTGGTCGTCTGCAAAAAAAGATTTCGATTGCAGTACTGGAGTGTGTTCAATTGGGGGCACTCAAGAAGATTGCTGAGAAAACACAATTCAGGTTTTAATATTGCAATGAGGGCAATTTCTGTAACTTATACAGATCAGTCACTAGGGGCACTGGAATGCTTTTACAGGGttttctttgtgaggaccatAGAAAATGCCCTCACaagtaaaaatgtcctcacacgtAAGGTCGTTTGTCAATGTGTTGTCCTCACAAATTTAgtaatacaagaacacacacccacacacacacacacacacacacacacacacacacacacacaaataaggACCTAAAGGGTCATTCATTCACAAATCTGACAGACTCTCAGTGCAGATCTCAGTGTTATTACTGCCTTGTCCACTAAATCGCCTGCATTTGTAAGACAACCTTAACCAAGAATAAAAGATTAATTTGATTATTTGGTGAACCTCCCGAGTTACATCTATACCAACGATAACATCAGCTCACCAGTACCAAACAGTTTAGAGCCCTTTAAAGAATTACGCAAGCGGTGTAGATCAACTCCCTCACTGCTGTGTTGGCCGGTTGCTCCTGTTTACAACCAGGAGAATAACCAGATCAACACTGAATGCTGTGTTTGTCTTGGTGGGGTTGGGGGACCACTGAAGAACTGTCCACCAACAGAATCCTTCCTGCAATAAGTTTATTTGTTTCCTGCTTTAGAAGCAGTGGGCATTTGAACCCAGTGCAGATCAAGTTGGCTTTTATTTGGAGGGAGTCCAAAAAAAAGCTAATAAGGGACAAAGAGTGCAGATCAGCCTGGATTAAGATGGTCTATGATGGTTctactgcagctgctctccagctgtTGTACAACTATGAATTAATCTATTCGAGacaaaaagcaacagaaacCAGCTCTGCTTCATTATATTGGACTGCTTGATGTCCCATCGTGCAGCTAATGATAACAAGAGTGTTTTAGTTTGTCTGCCAGAGGCCACCTTGTTTCCTGCTGGTTCCAGTGTGGTCAGAATAATTAGATCTTTAGAGAAGAATGTCCAGTGCAGGGCAAAGCTTGTGGTATCACCTGAGAAGACTTGGGGGCTCTAACTGCTGCTAAAGACGCCCAACAGAGTAGCAAATTAACAAAACGTGGGGGAAAAGTAAAAGGGCCTGAAAAGTTTCTGTAAATGTTGCCACAGTCCGGTGAGACAATAATTGGCTTCCGGTGAAACGAGCTGCTTAAACGCTTAAACATTCTCCGTTTGGAGCGTCCAAAGtacaaaaagcagcaaattaaaaCAAAGACGCTGGGGGAGCTCCTCGCTGGCTACATGCTCGATAGAGAAAAACCTATTTCCAGCATGTTTAATCCGCCAAGAAGCATCATCTTagggtgtgtttatgtgtgtcaGAGGGAGGGCTGTAAAAATGGTTTATGGCAGCTCCTGAAACACTGACCTTTACAGAAAACCACCGATACAGAAAACcgactcttaaaaaaaaaaagatctactGCGTGCACAGGCATTGGGCGCGCAAGCTCCCTGTTCACAGGCAGCAACAACGTATCCCAGCATTCATCATTAACTTTGATGTGCAGCCAAATGTCATTATGTATGGCTGACTGCTTGATTTAGTGTTGGAGATATAATGGAGTGGCTACTGTAATGAACTTGCTGAGTGTTTGATGTACGAGTCTCTGCTGGAGGGAGAGAAGTAAATACAACAGCGATGGCGACGATTACAGCGCCGGTGATGGCCGTGATGAAAATTCCCCCTGCTCGCCGGAGATGTGGGAGCGAGTTTCTGAAGGGAGAACCGAGGAGTAGATTAAGGGAGCGTtttgtggaggagaggagggagcgggGAGAAGGAAGAACCCGAGAGCAATTACAGTCGGAGCTAAAACTTTGATGTTTTGACAGGCAGCCACTGCTGGAGGGGAGACAGCCCGAGTGGTGATGGTGACGATAATAAATGATGATGACACCGCTGATGGAGGAGCGCGCCGGCTCTTTTATTACCCAGGATCTGTGAACGGGCAACCTGCCTCAGCACACCCTCGCAAAGGCGACTTTTCTGTCACTTTTGGGTTTAATTAGAGAGAGGTGTGAAGGTTAGGGGCTGTGGGGGTTAAGAAGCTTTTATAAAAAGGAAATTgatatatttgtgtgtctgcatcCTAATGTTTGCCAcgctgaaaaataaaaataaattccacCGTGACTGACCCACAAATGAAGAgtagataaataaatatcatGGAAAGACAGACCGACTCTGCCCTCTAAAGGCAAACACTCAAACTACCCCTGACTTCTGAATTCCGTATCTATTTTTAAATCCTATTATGGTGTGAATTCCCCGGAGTAACCCCGGCGAAGTGAGAGAGTCATACTGTGCGTAATAAAGAGCCTGATCACCTCAATCTCACCCTAAATAGAAGCGGAGTGAGTGAGGCATAAAGAAGCATTAAGGAAGGGGGGAATTCAAATGATGCATTCAACTAGATGGAAGTGTAGTTACGTTTTTATGCTTCTGGGCTGAAAATGGAGTTCTGGATTTAGCATCCTCTTACACATTTAACTGCACGCTCATCTTTGGAACATAACACACAATATGGGAGCTTTTGGTACGTATAGTAGTTAAACTACCTGGATCTTGCCTCAAGCTGCGTTTTATTCTTACATGTCTGCTCTACTTCTCTTTCCTCACCACACTTCTCCTCCACTTCccagctgtccatcagcaggaggaccCTTctcatgagcctggtccaggtttcttcctgtttaaaggGAGGTTTTCCTTCGACTGTTGGCTGCTCAACCGTGTTCAGATTAGATGTAATTAAATGGTTTTAGAATTGGTCAGCTGCTCGTTCCATGCAAGATGGTTCCATGGtaagactttatttttatttttatactgaATGCGAGGGGTCCTCTTTGCAGCCACAGAAGGGAAAAGTCCCACAGCATGGCTGGAGCCAGGGTTTCCACAGAATCTTTTCCCACGTCATTTGGTTTGAAACCCCGGTGGCATCATGAGGTGGCTGCCTGATTGCGAGGGTGTTTCGATGCCGTTCCACAGCTTTGGCCGTCTGCGCGAGGATCTCAGAGTATCGCGGCTCGGTCTCGGGGGACAGTGGGCGGGACTCAGAGGGATCCTGGAAAAGGTCAAAGACCAGAGGCGGGTCGTGGTGGGTCACGTGCTTCCCGAAGCACTGGCAGACGTGGGTGTGGTAGCATCCACCGGCACCAGGTGGGGAAAAGTTAGGAGTGAAAAAGTGCACCTTAAAGACAGAGTCACCTGGACAGAAACACACGGGGGCGGATCAGGATTTAGGGGGAACTGGAGAGCATAAGGGTCAAAGCCAGCCTTCATTAGATTTCTAGGTTACAGCCATACCTTCTCCAAGGATGTCAAAGGATTTGTCATATTTATTAAAGGGTTTACGGTGgcttacactcacacacactgcaaatgtaaatgtaaaactaTAACTTAGAGGACACTTATTGCATTTAAATTTATGAGCTCCTCCTAAATTTCCAGTCTTTAAAACCAGTAACAAATATCAAACCTAGAAGCACACACAAAGTGGGAACTTGTGGTAACGTTTAGATCACAGCAGGccaaatgataataataataataaatcaatattatTGTGATAAATGTGATATAAATGTGTGGGTGTGAACTTACTTCCAGGCGGATGCCAGCGTACAGCATTCAGGTAGATTCCACAGTAATGGAACATGAATTCATGCTCTGATCTCTCAATCTTCCCCTCCAAGAGTGGCATCAGGTCAAAGCCATCTAAATGTCTGcagcaaagaaaagtgaaaaaaaagaaagaaaatgtgtgtgtgtctaatatGAATGAACCATAACTGACTTTACCTGTCAGGCTGGGTGTCTCCAGCCAGATATTTCAGTGTTGGATAGAGGTCCATGAGACTGGTGGGCTCGTGCACTACTCTTCCAGGCGCAAGTCTGCCAGGCCAGCGGAAAATAGCAGGCACCCTGATCCCACCTTCCCACCCCCCCATCGCTTTTCCACCTATGTGAGAAACACTTTGAAAGGATTTGTATCGCTGACCTGAGACaagggttttatttttccccagCCCAGATCACCCACTGAAAACACTGTTTAAGGGCTGTGAGCAGATGATGAGGCCTACCTCTATAGATGCTGTTCCAGCCCCCTTGCTGGCCTACTCGGGAATTAGAGTCCTCGAGGTGTCCACCGTGGTCCGACGTGAAGTACATCAAAGTGTTGTTGGCGAGACCGAGCGAGTCCACCATCTCTGTCATTTTCCCTGGGATCAGAGGGACTGGTGAGAGCTGGACCTGAACGTGGGTCATTGTTATAATGTGAAGGTCTCAGTTCTTTAAGAACACATTATAAAATTAGACTAGGACCTGGAGCGGTTCAAACCCTTAATGGTCTCATGAGAAATAATCTGCCGGTTTTACACCTCCCTGCTAATAGTCAAGCAGAGTTAGCTCACCAATCATCCAGTCCACCTCTTCAATGTTGTCGCCGTAGAGACCGTGGAGACTTTTGCCACTGAAGGCGGGATTTCTGAAGAGCGGCGTGTGGATGTGAGCCAttgaaaagaagaggaggaacggACGATCAACGTTCCTGCCgcagaaaagggaaaaatagGGACAGAAAAATGTGCAGCTTTCAGCTGATGAGTCAGGTAAGGTCTTTGCTCACAGTGACAGAGTTTTACACGTTTCGCTCTTCTCCCTAAAATGCTTTGATTCCTTTATCTCCTGGCATGTTGATGACAATGTTTTCTGTTTGTAGGACACATCAAGTGTCTTTCTCAACAAAGACTATTTACTTTTAGGTTCAGCAGCCTAACTCAAACAGGATGTGGCTGTTGGAGTAGATGAAACTCTGCTTTTTATATTTCAATAAACATTTTTACCTTTTAATAAACTGTTG
Coding sequences:
- the arsh gene encoding arylsulfatase D, producing the protein MRSFVRVHHVACLLLLVGGDGSEDASVRRPNFVLMMVDDLGIGDVGCYGNNTIRTPNIDRLAAEGVKLTQHIAAAPLCTPSRAAFMTGRYAIRSGMGSTGRVQVLLFLGGSGGLPPSETTFAKRLQQQGYTTGLVGKWHLGVNCERRGDHCHHPNQHGFSYFYGLPFTLFNDCVPGEGSDILADLQKTLRSFTIFLGIGLATLALVRRCGLLDISLRLLVVLFFISILATVLWLTPFKFIPTWNCILMRNQEVVEQPMVVETLPRRLLTEAQQFIKRNVDRPFLLFFSMAHIHTPLFRNPAFSGKSLHGLYGDNIEEVDWMIGKMTEMVDSLGLANNTLMYFTSDHGGHLEDSNSRVGQQGGWNSIYRGGKAMGGWEGGIRVPAIFRWPGRLAPGRVVHEPTSLMDLYPTLKYLAGDTQPDRHLDGFDLMPLLEGKIERSEHEFMFHYCGIYLNAVRWHPPGSDSVFKVHFFTPNFSPPGAGGCYHTHVCQCFGKHVTHHDPPLVFDLFQDPSESRPLSPETEPRYSEILAQTAKAVERHRNTLAIRQPPHDATGVSNQMTWEKILWKPWLQPCCGTFPFCGCKEDPSHSV